One genomic region from uncultured Tateyamaria sp. encodes:
- a CDS encoding ABC transporter transmembrane domain-containing protein gives MADQTTAAAPPNAGTQEREKSKKIGALRALWPFILPYWKLMLAAIAALVSTAIVSLALPLAVRRVVDNFNTADSEILDLYFLAAIGIAGLLAIGTAVRYMLVTRLGERVVADIRKAVFDRVIGMSPSFYENIMTGEVLSRITTDTTLILSVVGSSISIALRNVLIFIGGLVLMLLTSAKLTGLVLLIVPAVIIPILVLGRRLRVLSRENQDWIAASSGRASEQLSAVQTVQAFTHETVSRAMFSDVTEQSYGSARRRIATRALMTAIVIFLVFVGIVGVLWIGANDVRSEVMTMGALIQFVIYAVMVAGAVAALSEIIGELQRAAGATERLVELLQTDDTVRDVAQPAQLAHPVQGHITFENVQFAYPSRPKINALDGVSLDIQAGETVAFVGPSGAGKTTIIQMLLRFYDPQHGRVMLDGVDVAQMEREAFRQHIALVPQDPIIFAASAAENIGFGSPGAQQAEIEAAARAAAAHDFIMNLPQGYDSPLGERGVMLSGGQKQRIAIARAILRDAPVLLLDEATSALDAESERAVQQAVDGLAEGRTTLIVAHRLATVKKADRIVVLDQGRVVAQGPHDTLVSEDGLYARLARLQFTDGMAAE, from the coding sequence ATGGCCGACCAGACGACCGCCGCCGCACCGCCGAACGCAGGCACGCAAGAGCGCGAGAAATCCAAGAAGATCGGTGCATTGCGCGCGCTTTGGCCTTTCATTCTGCCCTATTGGAAGCTGATGTTGGCGGCCATTGCGGCCCTTGTGTCAACGGCCATCGTGTCGTTGGCGTTGCCGCTGGCGGTGCGCCGTGTGGTCGACAATTTCAATACCGCCGACTCCGAGATACTTGATCTCTATTTCCTGGCAGCCATCGGGATCGCCGGTCTGCTCGCGATCGGGACGGCTGTGCGCTACATGCTGGTCACGCGTCTTGGGGAACGTGTGGTGGCGGATATCCGCAAGGCTGTATTCGATCGGGTGATCGGAATGTCCCCCAGCTTTTATGAAAACATCATGACCGGAGAGGTGCTGAGCCGGATCACCACCGACACGACGTTGATCCTGAGCGTTGTGGGATCGTCCATTTCCATCGCGTTGCGCAACGTGCTGATCTTTATCGGCGGTCTTGTTCTGATGCTGCTGACATCCGCCAAGCTGACGGGTCTTGTACTGTTGATCGTCCCTGCGGTCATCATACCGATCCTTGTGCTGGGCCGTCGCTTGCGGGTGCTGAGCCGCGAAAACCAAGATTGGATCGCCGCGTCGTCCGGGCGCGCCTCGGAACAGTTGAGCGCCGTGCAAACCGTTCAGGCGTTCACCCATGAAACGGTAAGCCGGGCGATGTTCTCTGATGTGACCGAACAAAGCTATGGATCGGCCAGACGGCGCATCGCGACGCGGGCGTTGATGACAGCCATTGTGATTTTCCTTGTTTTTGTGGGCATCGTCGGCGTGCTTTGGATCGGCGCAAATGATGTACGATCCGAAGTGATGACGATGGGCGCGCTGATCCAGTTCGTCATCTACGCGGTGATGGTTGCCGGCGCGGTTGCAGCCCTGTCCGAAATCATCGGTGAATTGCAGCGCGCCGCCGGCGCCACAGAGCGACTGGTCGAACTATTGCAGACTGACGACACCGTCCGCGACGTGGCGCAGCCTGCACAATTGGCGCATCCCGTACAGGGGCACATCACATTCGAAAACGTGCAGTTCGCCTACCCCTCGCGTCCGAAAATCAATGCGCTTGACGGTGTGTCCCTGGACATTCAGGCCGGTGAAACCGTTGCCTTTGTCGGCCCATCCGGCGCAGGAAAGACCACGATCATTCAGATGCTGTTGCGGTTTTATGATCCGCAACACGGGCGTGTCATGCTGGATGGCGTGGACGTGGCGCAGATGGAACGCGAAGCGTTTCGCCAGCACATTGCGCTGGTGCCGCAGGACCCGATTATCTTTGCGGCCTCGGCGGCTGAAAACATCGGCTTTGGCAGTCCGGGCGCACAGCAGGCCGAGATCGAAGCGGCAGCGCGTGCCGCAGCAGCGCATGATTTCATCATGAATCTGCCGCAAGGGTACGACAGTCCCTTGGGAGAACGCGGTGTCATGCTGTCGGGCGGCCAAAAGCAGCGTATCGCCATTGCCCGGGCCATTTTGCGGGATGCTCCGGTTCTTCTGCTGGACGAGGCGACCAGCGCATTGGATGCCGAGAGCGAACGCGCGGTCCAGCAGGCCGTTGATGGTTTGGCCGAAGGGCGCACCACCCTGATCGTGGCGCATCGTCTGGCGACCGTGAAAAAGGCGGACCGTATCGTTGTGTTGGATCAGGGTCGCGTCGTGGCACAGGGCCCGCATGACACATTGGTGTCCGAGGATGGGCTTTATGCAAGGCTCGCCCGCTTGCAATTCACGGATGGTATGGCTGCCGAATAA
- a CDS encoding Gfo/Idh/MocA family oxidoreductase yields the protein MADRIKLGMVGGGNDAFIGGVHRIASRIDDRFELVAGALSSTPEKSQASGAALGLPRIYDDFKLMAQREARRKDGIDAVSIVTPNHVHFAAAREFLKRGIHVICDKPLTSTLMDAKKLVKAAEDSGALFILTHNYTGYPMVRQARDMVANGDIGVIRVVQVEYPQDWLTIEQDFKQAEWRTDPARSGAGGSTGDIGTHAFNLACFVTGLEVDSLAADLTAFVPGRQVDDNGHVMLRFEGGAKGMLWCSQVAPGNENALRIRVYGDKGGLEWAQEDPNYLWHTPFGEPKRLITRNGAGAGDGAARVSRIPPGHPEGYLEGFANIYTEAATAIAAVKAGKAVPGDVIYPTIHDGLKGVQFVSACVKSSSRNAAWVKLDH from the coding sequence ATGGCGGACCGTATCAAACTGGGCATGGTGGGCGGCGGCAACGACGCGTTTATCGGTGGCGTACATCGCATCGCGAGCCGCATTGACGATCGTTTCGAACTGGTGGCAGGTGCACTGAGTTCAACGCCGGAGAAATCGCAGGCCAGTGGCGCGGCGCTTGGCCTGCCGCGCATCTATGACGATTTCAAACTGATGGCGCAGCGAGAGGCGCGGCGTAAGGATGGGATTGATGCCGTCAGCATCGTGACGCCAAACCACGTACATTTCGCCGCCGCGCGCGAATTTCTGAAGCGCGGTATTCACGTGATTTGCGACAAGCCGCTGACGTCGACCCTGATGGATGCCAAGAAGCTGGTGAAGGCGGCGGAGGACAGTGGCGCGCTCTTTATTCTCACCCACAACTACACGGGCTATCCGATGGTGCGACAGGCGCGCGACATGGTTGCCAACGGCGACATCGGCGTGATCCGCGTGGTGCAGGTGGAATACCCCCAAGACTGGCTGACGATCGAGCAGGACTTCAAGCAGGCCGAATGGCGCACCGATCCGGCTCGGTCCGGCGCAGGCGGATCAACCGGCGATATCGGAACGCATGCCTTCAACCTTGCCTGCTTCGTGACCGGGCTCGAGGTCGATAGCCTTGCCGCGGACCTGACAGCCTTTGTCCCGGGGCGGCAGGTCGACGACAACGGTCATGTGATGCTGCGATTCGAAGGTGGCGCAAAGGGCATGCTGTGGTGCAGCCAAGTGGCACCGGGCAATGAAAATGCGCTGCGCATCCGGGTCTATGGCGACAAGGGCGGCCTTGAATGGGCGCAAGAGGATCCGAACTACCTGTGGCACACGCCCTTCGGTGAGCCGAAGCGCCTGATCACGCGGAATGGGGCCGGGGCTGGCGATGGCGCTGCGCGCGTGTCCCGCATCCCGCCGGGCCATCCCGAAGGTTATCTGGAAGGGTTTGCCAACATCTATACCGAAGCCGCGACCGCCATTGCCGCAGTCAAGGCAGGCAAAGCGGTGCCGGGTGATGTGATCTACCCCACCATTCACGACGGGTTGAAAGGGGTGCAGTTCGTGTCGGCTTGTGTCAAATCCTCATCCCGGAATGCGGCCTGGGTGAAGCTGGATCATTGA
- a CDS encoding sugar phosphate isomerase/epimerase translates to MKTIQGPALFLAQFAGDEAPFNSWDAITKWAADCGYRGVQVPSWDGRLFDVMKAAGSQDYCDEFTGKARENGVEVTELSTHLQGQLVAVHPAYDDAFDGFAAPEVRGNPKARQEWAVEQVKYALSASSRMGIKAHATFSGALAWPYVYPWPQRPAGLVETAFDELAARWRPILDHADEMGVDVCYEIHPGEDLHDGVTFEMFLERLDNHPRCNMLYDPSHYVLQCLDYLDNIDIYKDRIRMFHVKDAEFNPTGRQGVYSGYQSWVDRAGRFRSLGDGQVDFGAVFSKMAANDFDGWAVVEWECCLKHPEDGAREGAQFVQDHIIRVTERAFDDFADGGTDEAANRKMLGID, encoded by the coding sequence ATGAAAACGATCCAGGGTCCGGCGCTGTTTCTGGCGCAGTTCGCGGGCGATGAGGCGCCATTCAACTCTTGGGACGCGATCACCAAGTGGGCGGCCGATTGCGGGTACAGGGGTGTGCAGGTGCCCAGCTGGGATGGGCGGCTCTTTGACGTGATGAAGGCTGCGGGGTCGCAGGATTACTGTGACGAATTCACGGGCAAGGCGCGCGAAAACGGGGTCGAGGTGACCGAATTGTCCACCCACCTGCAGGGCCAGCTTGTGGCGGTTCACCCGGCCTATGATGATGCGTTTGACGGCTTTGCCGCGCCAGAGGTACGGGGCAATCCCAAGGCACGGCAGGAATGGGCCGTCGAACAGGTCAAATACGCGCTGTCGGCATCTTCGCGGATGGGGATCAAGGCGCACGCGACGTTCTCGGGCGCGCTTGCATGGCCCTATGTCTATCCGTGGCCGCAACGCCCTGCCGGTCTGGTCGAGACGGCCTTTGACGAATTGGCCGCGCGTTGGCGTCCGATCCTTGATCATGCGGACGAGATGGGTGTGGATGTCTGCTATGAAATCCACCCCGGTGAGGACTTGCATGACGGCGTAACCTTCGAGATGTTCCTTGAGCGTCTCGACAATCACCCGCGCTGCAACATGCTGTATGACCCCAGCCACTACGTGCTGCAATGTCTGGATTACCTTGACAATATCGACATCTACAAGGATCGGATCCGGATGTTCCACGTCAAGGATGCCGAGTTCAATCCGACCGGGCGGCAGGGTGTTTATTCGGGCTACCAAAGCTGGGTGGATCGCGCCGGACGCTTCCGCAGCCTTGGCGATGGGCAGGTCGATTTCGGGGCCGTGTTCTCCAAAATGGCGGCCAATGATTTCGACGGTTGGGCCGTTGTCGAATGGGAGTGCTGCCTGAAACATCCAGAGGATGGCGCACGCGAAGGCGCGCAATTCGTCCAGGACCACATCATTCGCGTGACCGAACGTGCGTTTGACGATTTTGCAGACGGCGGCACGGATGAGGCGGCCAATCGCAAGATGCTGGGGATCGACTGA
- a CDS encoding LacI family DNA-binding transcriptional regulator: MKPTVNDIARVAGVSLATVDRVLNARPGVRSVTIEKVNKAIAELGYVRDTAAANLARGRVYNLVFILPDTANEFVVALDHHVVEQAAKLRHQRTTLDTIRVPPFDPQALVHTLDAVDATQTDGVAVFGPETPSVRDAVKRARARGIVVVALVADLPSSDRDHFIGVDNVAAGRTAAHLMGRFARGTGRVLVITGSRLARDHLERRKGFDAVMSAQFPSLDVVASIEGRDDPDLIRHMLPDVFASYPDLCGIYSSAAGNPGLIQYLSDHPRPGLVVIAHELTPTSRTALESDVFDAIISQDTGHLVRSAVRLMKATADRQPIDHTQERIRIDIYLKENMPTS; the protein is encoded by the coding sequence TTGAAACCGACAGTCAACGACATCGCGCGGGTGGCGGGCGTGTCTTTGGCGACGGTGGACCGTGTTCTGAATGCCCGTCCGGGCGTGCGATCCGTCACCATTGAAAAGGTGAACAAGGCCATTGCCGAACTGGGCTATGTCCGGGACACGGCGGCAGCCAACCTGGCGCGGGGCCGCGTCTACAACCTTGTGTTCATCCTGCCGGATACGGCCAACGAATTTGTGGTGGCGCTGGATCACCACGTTGTCGAACAAGCCGCAAAGCTGCGGCACCAGCGCACGACGCTGGACACCATACGCGTGCCCCCGTTTGATCCGCAGGCCTTGGTGCACACGTTGGATGCCGTGGATGCGACACAAACCGATGGGGTCGCCGTTTTCGGCCCCGAAACCCCGTCGGTCCGGGACGCCGTCAAACGCGCCCGTGCCCGCGGAATTGTGGTCGTGGCGCTGGTCGCTGATTTGCCAAGCTCCGACAGGGATCATTTCATCGGCGTGGACAATGTGGCGGCCGGACGAACCGCGGCCCACCTGATGGGCCGTTTCGCGCGCGGTACGGGCCGCGTTCTGGTCATTACGGGATCGCGGTTGGCGCGTGATCACCTTGAACGGCGCAAAGGGTTTGACGCCGTGATGTCCGCGCAGTTTCCCAGTCTCGATGTCGTCGCCTCGATCGAAGGGCGGGACGATCCGGACTTGATCCGACATATGCTGCCGGATGTTTTCGCGTCCTACCCGGATCTGTGTGGCATCTATTCCTCGGCCGCTGGCAATCCGGGGTTGATCCAGTATCTGAGCGACCATCCCCGTCCGGGGCTTGTCGTGATCGCCCATGAATTGACGCCGACCTCTCGGACGGCGTTGGAAAGCGATGTGTTTGATGCAATCATCTCGCAGGACACAGGGCATCTGGTCCGGTCCGCCGTGCGACTGATGAAGGCGACTGCAGACCGCCAGCCCATCGATCACACGCAGGAACGCATTCGCATCGACATCTATTTGAAGGAAAACATGCCCACGTCCTGA
- a CDS encoding dihydroxyacetone kinase subunit DhaK has product MAQFVNAKEDLVKEAIDGLLACSGGALARLDGYPHIKVVYRADWARDRVALISGGGSGHEPAHAGFVGPGMLTAAVCGEVFASPSVEAVLAGILAVTGEAGCLLIVKNYTGDRLNFGLAAERARALGRKVEMVVVDDDIALPDLPQPRGVAGTLFVHKIAGALADAGKPLDAVAAAARRVIANVATIGTSLDTCTVPGSPKENRIPEGKAELGLGIHGEPGVEQVAFSDAAQAMDIVLDKLRAHAEPGPCVALLNNLGSTTPLEMAVLSHGLATSGIAGQVIGPSLMMTSLDMHGFSVSVLPVNQEEQRALAVPVPMAAWPGVHDIVDVPVTALPDGLTPIEPIPSSNARTRDTIAQVADVLIAAEGALNELDAKSGDGDTGSTLATAARALKDRLDAMPLADLTQLFPALGNELSQTMGGSSGVILAIYFNAAGDACAGGAPVHKALVEGLKRVSDVGGASVGDRTMIDALAPALDALGQGIDAAAAAARAGADSTANIHRAKAGRAAYVPSENLKGHNDPGAEAVALVFEGLAEAMKG; this is encoded by the coding sequence ATGGCACAATTCGTCAACGCGAAAGAGGACCTTGTCAAAGAGGCCATTGACGGGCTTTTGGCCTGCTCAGGGGGGGCGCTGGCGCGGCTGGACGGGTATCCGCACATCAAGGTGGTGTATCGCGCCGATTGGGCCCGCGACCGCGTCGCGTTGATCTCGGGCGGCGGGTCCGGGCACGAACCGGCCCATGCCGGCTTTGTTGGCCCCGGCATGCTGACCGCTGCCGTCTGTGGCGAGGTGTTCGCGTCGCCCTCGGTCGAGGCAGTGCTGGCCGGGATCCTCGCCGTGACGGGGGAAGCCGGGTGTTTGTTGATCGTCAAGAACTATACCGGCGACAGGCTCAATTTCGGATTGGCGGCAGAACGCGCAAGGGCGTTGGGCCGCAAGGTCGAGATGGTGGTGGTGGATGACGACATCGCCTTGCCGGATCTGCCACAACCGCGCGGCGTGGCCGGCACGTTATTCGTGCACAAGATCGCCGGCGCACTGGCCGACGCAGGCAAGCCGCTGGACGCGGTCGCTGCCGCAGCCCGACGGGTCATCGCGAATGTCGCCACGATTGGAACCAGCCTTGACACCTGCACCGTGCCCGGATCGCCCAAGGAAAACCGCATCCCCGAGGGCAAGGCGGAACTGGGCCTTGGCATCCACGGCGAACCCGGGGTCGAACAGGTTGCCTTTTCCGACGCAGCCCAGGCCATGGATATCGTATTGGACAAGCTGCGTGCACATGCTGAACCCGGCCCGTGTGTCGCACTCCTGAACAATCTCGGTTCGACGACACCGCTTGAGATGGCGGTGCTAAGCCACGGTCTGGCGACCTCGGGGATTGCGGGGCAGGTGATCGGACCGTCGCTGATGATGACATCGCTGGACATGCACGGGTTCTCGGTCTCGGTTCTTCCGGTCAATCAGGAAGAACAACGCGCATTGGCCGTTCCGGTGCCCATGGCGGCCTGGCCGGGCGTGCATGATATCGTCGACGTGCCCGTGACGGCGCTGCCCGATGGGTTGACACCGATCGAACCGATCCCGTCGTCCAACGCTCGGACGCGCGATACCATCGCACAGGTTGCGGATGTTCTGATCGCGGCCGAGGGTGCACTGAACGAACTCGATGCCAAGTCCGGCGATGGCGACACGGGCAGCACACTCGCCACGGCGGCGCGTGCGCTGAAGGACCGGCTGGACGCGATGCCACTGGCTGATCTGACGCAACTTTTTCCGGCCCTCGGCAATGAACTGAGCCAGACCATGGGCGGCTCGTCTGGCGTGATCCTGGCGATCTATTTCAACGCGGCTGGCGATGCCTGCGCGGGCGGCGCGCCGGTGCACAAGGCGTTGGTTGAGGGATTGAAACGCGTCAGCGATGTGGGCGGGGCCAGCGTCGGCGATCGCACCATGATCGACGCGCTGGCTCCGGCGCTTGATGCGTTGGGGCAGGGTATTGATGCGGCCGCGGCGGCGGCGCGGGCCGGTGCGGACAGTACGGCCAACATTCACCGTGCAAAGGCCGGGCGGGCGGCGTATGTCCCCTCCGAGAACCTCAAGGGGCACAATGACCCCGGCGCCGAAGCGGTTGCCTTGGTGTTCGAAGGGTTGGCCGAAGCCATGAAAGGGTAG
- a CDS encoding ABC transporter ATP-binding protein, with protein sequence MAEVQLNGVSKSFKATKAVIDMDLTIPDGAFVVLLGPTGAGKTTTLRLIAGLEKPDAGDIRIGGVSVAGLTPAQRDVAMVFQQYSLYPHMSVRDNLAFPLRSLILKTPEDEIERKVKEVAGVLHIPHKLDNKATELSGGEMQRVSIGRALVRDPQVYLMDEPLSSLDAKLRADLRIELKRIHAELAATLLYVTHDQIEAMTMATHVGVLDQGRLVQFGTPRDIYENPCTAYVAARLGQPRINLLPVGIMGEDAPPGAHQVGLRPENIRHGAGRDAQVVRVEHLGDQTRLHLKVADHDVITLTDPHTSLSAGETIQIAPENPVFFDAAGARIT encoded by the coding sequence ATGGCTGAGGTGCAACTGAACGGCGTGTCCAAGTCCTTCAAGGCGACCAAGGCCGTGATCGACATGGACCTGACCATTCCCGATGGCGCTTTCGTCGTCCTGCTTGGACCCACGGGGGCAGGTAAAACAACAACCCTACGGCTGATTGCCGGGCTGGAAAAACCGGATGCCGGAGACATCCGGATCGGCGGCGTGTCGGTGGCAGGGTTGACCCCGGCGCAACGCGATGTCGCCATGGTGTTCCAGCAGTATTCGCTGTATCCGCACATGTCTGTCCGGGACAATCTGGCCTTTCCGCTCCGGTCGCTGATCCTCAAGACACCCGAAGATGAAATTGAACGTAAAGTCAAAGAGGTGGCCGGCGTTCTTCACATTCCACATAAACTGGACAACAAGGCCACTGAGCTGTCGGGCGGCGAGATGCAGCGCGTGTCCATTGGCCGCGCACTGGTGCGGGATCCGCAGGTGTATCTGATGGATGAACCCCTGTCATCGCTTGATGCCAAGTTGCGGGCCGACCTGCGGATCGAGCTGAAGCGCATCCACGCGGAACTGGCGGCAACGCTTCTGTACGTCACGCACGACCAGATCGAGGCGATGACCATGGCCACCCATGTCGGCGTTCTGGACCAAGGGCGTTTGGTGCAATTCGGGACGCCGCGTGACATCTATGAAAACCCTTGCACCGCGTATGTTGCCGCGCGGCTGGGCCAACCCCGGATCAACCTCTTGCCTGTGGGTATCATGGGCGAAGATGCACCACCCGGCGCGCATCAGGTCGGCCTGCGTCCGGAAAACATTCGGCACGGAGCGGGGCGCGATGCCCAGGTCGTGCGCGTCGAACACCTGGGTGATCAGACGCGGTTGCACCTGAAAGTGGCCGATCACGACGTCATCACCCTGACTGATCCCCATACCAGCCTCAGCGCGGGTGAGACCATCCAGATCGCCCCCGAAAATCCCGTTTTCTTCGACGCCGCAGGCGCGCGGATCACCTGA
- a CDS encoding ABC transporter ATP-binding protein, which produces MAEIVIKNVRKEFGDFVAVRESSFTIEDGEFFMLLGPSGCGKTTTLRMIAGLELPTSGEIFLDGEEIGQRPPSERDIAFVFQMFALYPHMNVYKNLSYPLVSQGMPRAQVRAKVDEVATILGIKDILKKPVGGLSGGDRQRVALGRAIVREPKAFMMDEPLGALDAEFREHMAEELRALHDRMGATTVYVTHDQLEAMQMGDKIVVMNNAVVEQFGKPQDIYDMPATMFVADFIGSPSMNFLNFNGKVGTGDTQIYFDRQALHVPALREGAAGDLVFGVRPEHIHFSSDGAYRGRVLATEYLGTTQIVTLDTPNGELKARIASDQPARVGEAVGLGFNSKTVTLFDKASGRALRSELNEGVLADG; this is translated from the coding sequence ATGGCTGAAATCGTTATCAAAAATGTCCGCAAGGAATTTGGTGATTTCGTCGCGGTGCGCGAGTCGAGCTTCACGATCGAGGATGGCGAATTCTTCATGTTGCTGGGGCCCTCGGGCTGCGGCAAGACCACGACGCTGCGCATGATCGCGGGCCTGGAATTGCCCACGTCCGGAGAGATATTTCTCGACGGGGAAGAGATTGGCCAGCGGCCGCCGTCGGAACGCGATATCGCCTTCGTGTTTCAGATGTTTGCGCTTTATCCCCACATGAATGTCTACAAGAACCTCAGCTATCCGCTGGTCAGCCAGGGCATGCCGCGCGCGCAAGTGCGCGCCAAGGTGGACGAGGTGGCAACGATCCTGGGGATCAAGGACATCCTCAAGAAACCCGTGGGGGGCCTGTCGGGCGGCGACCGCCAGCGCGTGGCACTTGGCCGTGCGATCGTGCGCGAACCCAAGGCCTTCATGATGGACGAACCCTTGGGCGCGCTCGACGCCGAATTCCGCGAACACATGGCCGAAGAACTGCGTGCCCTGCATGACCGCATGGGCGCGACCACGGTCTATGTCACCCACGACCAATTGGAAGCCATGCAGATGGGCGACAAGATCGTCGTGATGAACAACGCCGTGGTCGAACAATTCGGCAAGCCGCAGGACATCTACGACATGCCGGCCACGATGTTTGTCGCGGATTTCATCGGCTCACCTTCCATGAACTTCCTGAATTTCAACGGAAAAGTTGGAACGGGTGATACGCAGATATATTTTGATCGCCAGGCCCTTCACGTGCCCGCATTGCGTGAAGGGGCGGCGGGCGACCTAGTCTTTGGTGTGCGTCCCGAACACATTCATTTCTCGTCCGACGGGGCGTATCGGGGCAGGGTCCTGGCCACCGAATACCTTGGCACAACCCAGATCGTGACCCTCGACACACCCAATGGTGAACTCAAGGCGCGCATTGCCTCGGACCAACCTGCTCGCGTGGGCGAGGCGGTCGGCCTGGGGTTCAACAGCAAGACTGTGACCTTGTTCGACAAGGCATCGGGACGCGCCTTGCGATCCGAACTGAACGAAGGGGTGCTGGCAGATGGCTGA
- a CDS encoding VOC family protein, translating into MWEQACPILPSRDFDITQSFYDRLDFETWYKDDGYLLMNRDRVELHFFAKPEHAPESCDHGVYIRPGNVDAFSDEVARLDLPRSGAFPKFTPAEDKPWGMREAALWDPDGNLLRIGEVIADG; encoded by the coding sequence ATGTGGGAACAAGCCTGCCCAATCCTGCCGTCGCGCGATTTCGACATAACGCAGTCCTTCTATGACCGGCTCGATTTCGAGACATGGTACAAGGATGACGGATACCTTCTCATGAACCGCGACCGGGTCGAACTGCACTTTTTTGCCAAGCCGGAACACGCCCCCGAAAGCTGTGATCACGGGGTCTACATACGGCCCGGGAACGTCGATGCCTTTTCTGACGAAGTGGCAAGGCTGGACCTGCCGCGCAGCGGTGCATTCCCGAAATTCACACCCGCCGAAGACAAGCCATGGGGTATGCGCGAAGCGGCGCTTTGGGACCCGGATGGCAACCTTTTGCGGATTGGCGAGGTGATCGCAGATGGCTGA
- a CDS encoding carbohydrate ABC transporter permease — protein sequence MSAFSITEPTKRSKWVAGTLVITYALITMIPLAWIMLTGFKSPSDAISYPPKVVFEPTLEGYVNLFTTRTRQTQEFLEANPPQNWADEIVREYDMVIVGPSKFGERFLNSVIIGFGSTFLSIFLGTLAAYAFSRFKIPLADDLLFFILSTRMMPPIAVAIPIFLMYRNLGLSDTHLGMILLYTAVNISLAVWLLKGFIDEIPREYEEAALIDGYTRFQAFYKVVLPQAATGIASTAIFCLIFAWNEYAFAVLLTSATAQTAPPFIPTIIGVGGLDWPAVAAGATIFLLPVMIFTILLRKHLLRGITFGAVRK from the coding sequence ATGAGCGCCTTCTCCATCACCGAACCCACCAAACGCTCCAAGTGGGTCGCGGGCACGCTGGTCATCACCTATGCGCTGATCACCATGATCCCGCTGGCATGGATCATGCTCACCGGCTTCAAATCCCCCAGCGATGCCATCAGCTACCCGCCCAAGGTCGTGTTCGAACCGACGCTGGAAGGGTACGTGAACCTCTTCACCACCCGCACACGGCAAACGCAGGAGTTCCTGGAGGCCAACCCGCCGCAGAACTGGGCGGACGAGATCGTGCGCGAATACGACATGGTCATCGTGGGCCCCTCGAAATTCGGCGAACGGTTCCTGAACTCGGTCATCATCGGCTTCGGGTCGACGTTCCTCAGCATCTTCCTCGGCACCCTGGCCGCCTACGCCTTCAGCCGCTTCAAGATCCCGCTTGCGGACGATCTGCTCTTCTTCATCCTCAGTACGCGGATGATGCCGCCCATCGCCGTCGCGATCCCCATCTTCCTGATGTACCGCAACCTCGGTTTGTCGGACACGCATCTGGGCATGATCCTGCTCTACACCGCCGTGAACATCTCGCTGGCGGTCTGGCTGCTCAAGGGGTTCATCGACGAAATCCCGCGCGAGTATGAAGAGGCGGCGCTGATCGACGGCTACACACGGTTCCAGGCCTTCTACAAGGTGGTGCTGCCACAGGCCGCGACCGGCATCGCGTCTACGGCGATCTTCTGCCTGATCTTCGCCTGGAACGAATACGCCTTCGCGGTGCTGCTCACATCCGCCACGGCCCAGACGGCACCGCCCTTCATCCCGACGATCATCGGCGTCGGCGGCCTCGACTGGCCCGCGGTCGCGGCGGGGGCCACGATCTTCCTGCTGCCCGTGATGATCTTCACCATCCTGCTGCGCAAGCACCTGCTGCGCGGCATTACATTCGGGGCGGTCCGCAAATGA